In one Gemmatimonadota bacterium genomic region, the following are encoded:
- a CDS encoding class A beta-lactamase-related serine hydrolase — translation MGRNQIAVAGLLVMAACGGAKTATAPSGNAKRQALVTEIDWIISEPIAAGKVAGASIAIVKGRDTIAVQGFGKANLELDVPTKAHATYEIGSVTKQFTGAAIMQLVEQGKISLDDDMSKYLPDYNAQGRKITVERLLDHTSGIKGYTEIPEFRTLGAFKYPRDTLVQIFSKKPFDFEPGQEQIYNNSAFFLAGLIIEKVSGMSYEDYVQKNLFDKAGMKDAHYCSETKIIKGKVTGYDADSAGLVQKAPISHQWPYAAGSLCSSAIDLVAWNEALHQKGTILGAAAYQEFITPETLTDGSVLGYTKGIAITPRIGRKALHHGGGIPGFLSSNNYFPDDSLSVVVLFNGSGASPDEYAMKIAELVLGKLADQAKPMDGDAARFAAVYVGRGRGRPMEMTIAVADGKVTAKTPFGGKPATLTYIGNNRFLMGEAHVIFSEQGGKIATLRIDSGFGNNVLNRK, via the coding sequence ATGGGGCGGAATCAGATCGCAGTGGCGGGACTTCTCGTGATGGCGGCGTGTGGCGGCGCCAAGACGGCCACCGCGCCGTCGGGCAATGCTAAACGGCAGGCGTTGGTGACCGAGATCGATTGGATCATCAGCGAGCCGATCGCGGCCGGCAAGGTAGCCGGTGCGTCGATTGCGATCGTCAAGGGCCGGGACACGATTGCGGTGCAGGGCTTCGGCAAGGCCAACCTCGAGCTGGATGTGCCGACCAAAGCCCATGCCACCTACGAGATCGGCTCGGTGACCAAGCAGTTTACCGGCGCGGCGATCATGCAACTGGTGGAGCAGGGCAAGATCAGCCTCGACGATGACATGTCGAAGTATTTGCCCGACTACAACGCCCAAGGCCGAAAGATCACGGTCGAACGGCTCCTTGACCACACCTCGGGAATCAAGGGCTACACCGAGATTCCCGAGTTCCGAACTCTCGGGGCGTTCAAGTATCCTCGGGACACGTTGGTCCAAATCTTCAGCAAGAAGCCGTTCGATTTCGAGCCGGGCCAAGAGCAGATCTACAACAACTCAGCGTTCTTCTTGGCCGGTCTGATCATCGAAAAGGTCAGCGGGATGTCGTACGAGGACTACGTCCAGAAGAACCTATTTGACAAAGCCGGCATGAAGGACGCCCACTACTGCAGCGAAACCAAGATCATCAAGGGCAAGGTCACCGGCTACGACGCAGACTCCGCGGGTCTGGTCCAGAAGGCGCCGATCAGCCACCAGTGGCCCTACGCGGCCGGCTCCCTCTGCTCCTCGGCGATCGACCTGGTGGCGTGGAACGAGGCGCTGCACCAAAAGGGCACGATTCTCGGTGCGGCGGCCTATCAGGAGTTCATTACTCCCGAGACCCTCACCGACGGCTCGGTGCTCGGATACACCAAAGGCATTGCGATCACTCCGCGGATTGGCCGCAAGGCCCTGCACCACGGTGGCGGAATCCCCGGATTCCTGTCATCGAACAACTATTTCCCCGACGATTCCTTGAGCGTCGTCGTGCTCTTCAACGGCAGCGGGGCCAGCCCGGACGAATACGCCATGAAGATCGCAGAGTTGGTACTGGGCAAGCTGGCCGATCAGGCCAAGCCGATGGACGGCGATGCAGCCCGGTTTGCCGCCGTCTATGTCGGGCGCGGGCGGGGCCGGCCGATGGAGATGACCATCGCGGTGGCCGACGGCAAAGTGACGGCCAAGACGCCGTTCGGTGGAAAGCCCGCCACCCTGACCTACATCGGCAACAACAGGTTCCTGATGGGGGAGGCCCACGTGATCTTCAGCGAGCAGGGCGGGAAGATCGCCACGCTCCGGATCGACTCGGGCTTTGGCAACAACGTTTTGAACCGGAAGTAG
- a CDS encoding amidohydrolase: protein MLLTAVLALCTGPSPMAVPPQPPRRFAFVNVSVVPMDRDWVLSGQTVVVEGDRITAVGATGSVAVPADAVRIEGRGKFLIPGLAEMHAHIPPGRQVADSTIERVLALFALNGVTTVRGMLGDPRHLPLRDRAARGELLSPTIYSSSPSVNGNTMRTPAAAADSVTTYRLAGYDFLKIHPGLSREVFDTIAATATRVGIRFAGHVPLEVGIERAIEAGYWSVDHFDGVMEGLVPATRPFTTAEDGFFGLGLIDRADERRIPVLAVKAKAAGVWVVPTETLMRHIVGNYTVDEMRAWPELKYMTAAEVAGWVRTTAAMRGDTTVSAASKARYLAFRNKLIKEFHRAGVGFLLGSDAPQVWNVPGFSLRRELRYLVDAGLTPFQALESGTRNVAVYFGTEAATGTIAAGKRADLVLLDGNPLQDIANVGRQSGVMVRGRWLDQAEIARRLKAIEVR, encoded by the coding sequence ATGTTGCTAACCGCCGTCCTTGCGCTATGCACTGGTCCGAGTCCGATGGCCGTACCACCGCAGCCCCCGCGCCGGTTCGCGTTCGTCAACGTTTCGGTGGTGCCGATGGACCGAGACTGGGTCCTGTCGGGGCAGACCGTCGTCGTCGAGGGCGACCGGATTACGGCGGTCGGCGCGACCGGCTCGGTGGCCGTTCCCGCCGATGCGGTCCGGATCGAGGGCCGCGGCAAGTTTCTGATCCCGGGTCTCGCGGAAATGCATGCGCACATCCCCCCTGGGCGACAGGTGGCCGACTCGACGATCGAGCGGGTGCTGGCGTTGTTTGCGCTGAACGGTGTCACCACCGTCCGCGGCATGCTAGGCGACCCGCGCCATCTGCCGCTTCGCGATCGGGCGGCCCGGGGCGAGTTGCTGAGTCCGACGATCTATTCATCGAGTCCGTCGGTCAACGGCAACACGATGCGGACCCCGGCCGCCGCCGCCGACTCCGTGACGACGTACCGGCTGGCAGGCTACGACTTCCTCAAGATTCATCCGGGGCTCTCGCGGGAGGTCTTCGACACGATCGCGGCCACGGCTACACGGGTCGGGATTCGGTTTGCCGGCCATGTGCCCCTCGAGGTCGGGATCGAGCGGGCGATCGAGGCCGGCTACTGGTCGGTGGATCACTTCGACGGCGTGATGGAAGGGCTAGTGCCGGCTACCCGGCCTTTTACCACGGCGGAGGATGGTTTCTTTGGGCTTGGCTTGATTGACCGGGCCGACGAACGACGAATTCCCGTCTTGGCCGTCAAAGCCAAGGCAGCCGGGGTGTGGGTCGTGCCGACCGAAACCCTGATGCGGCATATCGTCGGCAACTACACGGTCGATGAAATGCGGGCCTGGCCGGAACTCAAGTACATGACGGCTGCTGAAGTGGCGGGCTGGGTTCGGACCACCGCGGCGATGCGAGGTGATACGACGGTGTCGGCCGCATCCAAAGCCCGCTACCTCGCGTTCCGAAACAAGTTGATCAAGGAATTCCACCGGGCCGGCGTCGGTTTCCTGCTCGGGTCCGACGCACCGCAGGTGTGGAATGTGCCTGGCTTCTCGTTGCGCCGAGAGCTCCGCTATCTGGTCGATGCCGGTCTGACGCCGTTCCAAGCGCTCGAATCCGGCACCCGGAATGTGGCCGTCTACTTCGGAACCGAGGCGGCGACCGGTACGATCGCGGCCGGGAAACGAGCGGACCTGGTCCTGCTCGACGGGAATCCGCTCCAGGACATTGCCAATGTCGGCCGCCAGAGCGGGGTCATGGTCCGGGGCCGGTGGCTCGACCAGGCCGAGATCGCCCGCCGCCTCAAGGCGATCGAAGTCAGGTAG
- a CDS encoding class I SAM-dependent methyltransferase, with product MTGNAFQDHFSARAAGYALFRPSYPAALFRWLADSCPARSVAWDCGTGSGQAALGLAPYFDRIVATDASASQLEHAKAAPNVEYRVAPAESSGLDDRSVDLVSVAQALHWFDRPRFFAEVGRVLRPGGLLACWMYNVMAVSEAVDRVVAHLYTDVVGPFWPGDRVLIDQDYRSLMIPFAEFEPPSFQMAEQWSFEHVVGYLRTWSAVTRYRQAKGHDPVGLIEADLLAAWGDPAQIRPIRFPLTLRVARPA from the coding sequence GTGACCGGTAACGCCTTTCAAGACCATTTCTCGGCCCGCGCCGCGGGGTACGCCCTGTTTCGGCCATCGTACCCCGCGGCGCTGTTCCGGTGGTTGGCCGACTCGTGCCCCGCTCGCTCGGTGGCCTGGGACTGTGGCACGGGCAGCGGGCAGGCCGCCCTCGGCCTGGCTCCCTACTTTGACCGGATCGTGGCCACCGACGCGAGTGCCTCGCAACTCGAGCACGCCAAGGCGGCACCAAACGTCGAGTATCGAGTGGCGCCGGCCGAGTCGTCAGGCCTCGACGACCGGAGCGTCGATCTCGTGAGTGTGGCCCAGGCGCTCCATTGGTTCGACCGCCCCCGATTCTTCGCGGAAGTGGGACGGGTGCTTCGCCCAGGCGGCTTGCTGGCGTGCTGGATGTACAACGTCATGGCGGTGAGCGAGGCGGTCGACCGGGTGGTGGCCCACCTCTATACTGATGTCGTCGGCCCCTTTTGGCCCGGCGACCGTGTCCTGATCGACCAAGACTATCGGAGCCTCATGATACCCTTCGCGGAATTCGAACCGCCGAGTTTCCAAATGGCGGAGCAATGGTCGTTCGAGCACGTGGTCGGCTACCTTCGGACGTGGTCCGCCGTGACCCGGTATCGCCAAGCGAAGGGCCACGACCCGGTCGGCTTGATTGAAGCCGACTTGCTGGCGGCCTGGGGCGATCCCGCCCAGATCCGGCCGATTCGCTTTCCGTTGACGCTCCGGGTTGCCCGGCCCGCGTAA
- a CDS encoding GNAT family N-acetyltransferase has protein sequence MSASAVVRQATPDDLEPVAHLFDQYRQFYRRTSDLAAARAFIESRLQNGDSIIFVIQAEPAGALVGFTQLYPLFASLSIGRAFVLNDLFVSPVARGLGLGRHLLERAAEYGRDTGARYLELSTETTNAAAQRLYEKLGWVRETSFYHYSLDLG, from the coding sequence TGAGCGCATCAGCGGTAGTCCGCCAGGCCACGCCCGATGATCTCGAGCCGGTGGCGCACCTGTTCGACCAGTACCGGCAGTTCTACCGCCGAACCTCCGATCTGGCCGCGGCCCGCGCGTTCATCGAGAGCCGGCTCCAGAACGGCGACTCGATCATCTTCGTGATCCAGGCCGAACCGGCCGGAGCCCTCGTCGGATTTACCCAACTCTATCCGCTGTTCGCCTCGCTTTCGATTGGCCGGGCCTTCGTTCTGAACGACCTCTTCGTCAGTCCGGTGGCCCGGGGGTTGGGCCTGGGCCGCCATCTCTTGGAACGGGCCGCCGAGTATGGCCGGGATACCGGCGCCCGCTATCTCGAGCTGTCGACCGAGACCACCAACGCGGCAGCTCAGCGACTGTATGAAAAACTGGGTTGGGTCCGCGAAACCTCGTTCTACCACTATTCGTTGGACCTGGGGTGA
- a CDS encoding DinB family protein, producing the protein MRPTLAPLADLFRLNTKLFRNTLVGLDEVDATARPNEHTNSAAFIGGHLVETRAWMGRFLGLDTQAPFGGVLEHAAGLDQLADLPKLTAIRPEWEALSEAVSVRLEELTEAQLSSPGTQKFPGVAPTLLGGIGFLLQHESYHIGQLAYLRKYLGLPPMSYR; encoded by the coding sequence ATGCGGCCCACGCTAGCGCCCCTGGCCGATCTGTTTCGGCTCAACACCAAGTTGTTTCGGAACACCTTGGTGGGTCTTGACGAGGTTGACGCCACCGCGCGCCCGAACGAGCACACCAACAGTGCCGCCTTTATCGGCGGCCACTTGGTCGAAACCCGCGCCTGGATGGGCCGGTTTCTTGGTCTCGACACCCAGGCGCCGTTCGGCGGCGTCCTCGAGCATGCGGCCGGCCTCGACCAACTTGCGGACCTTCCCAAACTGACGGCAATCCGGCCGGAGTGGGAGGCGCTAAGCGAAGCGGTGTCGGTCCGCCTCGAGGAGTTGACCGAGGCGCAGTTGTCCAGTCCGGGCACCCAGAAGTTTCCCGGGGTCGCGCCGACACTCTTGGGCGGCATCGGCTTTTTGTTGCAGCACGAGTCCTATCACATTGGACAGTTAGCGTATCTGCGGAAGTATCTCGGGCTCCCGCCGATGTCGTATCGGTAG
- a CDS encoding serine hydrolase, whose protein sequence is MSTWIPPEMTRLLGLVCWIAVTHGDFVVAQSGAKLDLYWRKLGADIAKVENGFDGVMGVAVKDLTDGRTYLLNATEPMPTASMIKIAVLAELFRQNRLDERYVVDRKDGLPGDDILSRLTPGVTSLTLRDVAVLMVAVSDNSATNVLIDRLSMAAVNRLLDTLGLTTTRLNRRMLDLDAARAGRENVATPLEMVGLLEAIHTGRAFPVERLPGFLKILGMHKQGYLNAWLPEGTPMANKPGWLDGVRTDAALGLLPKRPYAVAVMATYAPIDRSADTAIATIGKLVHEFFDRLGRSSPLGRQLP, encoded by the coding sequence ATGTCAACTTGGATACCGCCTGAAATGACCCGCTTGCTTGGTCTGGTTTGTTGGATTGCCGTGACTCATGGCGATTTCGTCGTGGCGCAGTCGGGCGCCAAGCTCGACCTCTATTGGCGGAAACTCGGGGCGGACATTGCCAAGGTCGAGAACGGGTTCGATGGCGTGATGGGCGTGGCGGTGAAGGACCTGACCGACGGCCGGACCTACCTTCTCAACGCTACCGAGCCGATGCCGACGGCCAGCATGATCAAGATTGCGGTGCTCGCGGAACTGTTCCGGCAGAACCGGCTCGACGAGCGGTATGTGGTCGACCGAAAGGATGGGCTGCCCGGCGACGACATCCTCTCCCGGCTGACCCCAGGCGTTACCTCGCTGACCCTTCGAGACGTAGCTGTGCTGATGGTGGCGGTCAGCGACAACTCCGCTACCAACGTCCTGATCGACCGGCTCTCGATGGCCGCGGTAAACCGGTTGCTCGACACCCTGGGCCTCACCACCACCCGTTTGAATCGCCGGATGTTGGATCTCGATGCCGCCCGGGCCGGCCGGGAGAACGTGGCCACGCCGCTCGAAATGGTTGGCCTTCTCGAGGCGATTCATACCGGCCGAGCGTTCCCGGTGGAACGGCTGCCGGGGTTTCTCAAAATCCTCGGCATGCACAAGCAGGGTTACCTCAATGCCTGGCTTCCCGAAGGCACGCCGATGGCCAACAAGCCGGGGTGGCTCGATGGCGTTCGGACCGATGCCGCCCTTGGCCTCCTCCCCAAGCGGCCCTATGCGGTGGCGGTCATGGCGACGTACGCCCCGATCGACCGGTCGGCCGACACGGCCATCGCGACCATCGGGAAGTTGGTTCACGAGTTCTTCGACCGGCTCGGGCGTTCGTCGCCCCTTGGCCGGCAGCTGCCATAG
- a CDS encoding peptidase M28 family protein: MSPSIRLAVLALFSFSLIAADAQPDPIVTRYQAVADRLTSAALADSAAWHKIAELADRFGHRISGSAALEQAHDWILERMKADGLENVRGEPVMVPRWVRGRESAAMLQPRFGQLPMLGLGGSIGTPAGGITAEVMVVTSFDDLKARAAEARGKIVLFDVLFTNYGATVQYRGGGAVEAAKAGAVASMIRSVGPFGMRTPHTGGMRYDAAVTKIPHFAITAEDASMIHRIRNRGEKVVVKVEMAAAILPDSPSKNVIGEIRGSEKPDEIIVMGGHTDSWDVGTGAMDDIGGVVIAWEAIRLMKQLGLRPRRTIRVVGWTNEENGGRGGAGYRDAHQSELANHILAIESDGGVFRPTGFGFTGSEAARAILKRMSPLLKRVGADSIGPAGGGADIGPIMALGVPGMGHNVDETKYFWYHHTEADNVDKLDPREVAMNVAAMAVMAFVVADLEERLPR; encoded by the coding sequence ATGTCGCCGTCGATCCGCCTTGCCGTCCTGGCTCTCTTCTCGTTCTCCCTGATCGCGGCGGACGCCCAACCCGACCCGATCGTCACCCGCTATCAGGCCGTCGCCGACCGGCTGACCTCGGCCGCCCTCGCCGATAGCGCCGCCTGGCATAAGATCGCCGAGCTGGCCGACCGGTTCGGCCACCGGATCTCCGGCTCGGCGGCCCTGGAACAGGCCCACGACTGGATCCTCGAGCGGATGAAGGCGGATGGACTCGAAAATGTCCGGGGCGAACCGGTCATGGTGCCCCGCTGGGTCCGAGGCCGGGAAAGCGCGGCCATGCTGCAGCCCCGCTTCGGTCAGCTCCCGATGCTCGGGCTCGGCGGGAGCATTGGCACTCCGGCCGGCGGGATCACGGCGGAGGTCATGGTCGTCACCAGTTTCGACGACCTGAAAGCCCGAGCCGCCGAGGCCCGGGGAAAGATCGTGTTGTTCGATGTGCTGTTCACCAATTACGGCGCCACCGTGCAGTACCGCGGCGGCGGCGCGGTCGAGGCGGCCAAGGCCGGCGCGGTTGCCAGCATGATTCGCTCGGTGGGACCGTTCGGGATGCGGACGCCCCACACCGGCGGCATGCGGTACGACGCCGCGGTCACCAAGATCCCGCACTTCGCCATCACGGCGGAAGACGCGTCGATGATTCACCGGATCAGGAACCGGGGCGAGAAGGTCGTGGTCAAAGTGGAGATGGCCGCCGCCATCCTGCCGGATTCACCATCCAAGAACGTGATCGGCGAAATTCGCGGGTCTGAAAAGCCGGACGAGATCATTGTGATGGGCGGCCACACCGACTCCTGGGACGTCGGAACCGGGGCCATGGATGACATCGGCGGGGTGGTCATTGCGTGGGAAGCCATCCGGCTCATGAAACAGCTCGGACTTCGGCCCCGGCGGACGATCCGGGTGGTGGGCTGGACCAATGAAGAAAATGGCGGCCGCGGGGGCGCCGGGTACCGGGATGCCCACCAGAGCGAATTGGCCAATCACATTCTGGCCATCGAGTCGGACGGCGGAGTGTTCCGGCCCACCGGGTTCGGGTTTACCGGCTCGGAGGCGGCCCGGGCCATCCTCAAGCGGATGTCGCCCTTGCTGAAGCGGGTCGGCGCCGATTCAATCGGACCCGCCGGCGGCGGGGCCGACATCGGCCCGATCATGGCGTTAGGTGTTCCCGGCATGGGTCACAATGTGGATGAGACCAAGTACTTCTGGTATCACCACACCGAAGCCGACAACGTCGACAAACTCGACCCGCGCGAAGTGGCCATGAACGTCGCCGCCATGGCCGTCATGGCCTTCGTCGTGGCCGACCTCGAGGAACGCCTGCCCCGCTAG